The following is a genomic window from Planctomycetia bacterium.
CGCTCGAACGGGCTGCTGTAAACGGCTGCGAGATTTGCGGCGGACAGTCGGCGCACCAGACGTTCGACCTGCTGAAATCCAAGCGGCGTCAACGCCGGGTTAAGGCTCTTGCTCTTTCGGGCGTTGGTCAGCGACTCGGCATGGCGAACGAGATAAACAAGCATGACGACTCCGGTAAATCCATAAGGCTGCGGCGAATCATAACCGGGCAGCCGCACGACCACCGGCCACAATTCGCCCCGGCAGGGGATCAATCCGAACTCCCCGAAACACCCGCGAAATCGCATTCGCCGCAGCCGTGGAAATAGTCGCACTTGCGGCCCCAATTCCCAGATACCGTACTAAGCCCGGGGATCGTGCCTTATTAGTGGCCCCCCCGCAGCAACTTTGACATGACCGGCACCGTGCACCTAAAATCCCCAGTTGCTTAGAGATACCGACATGGCCACTGGCTCCGCGGCCCACTCTGACTGAATACCGCCTACATCGAGCAAAGCATTCATGGGCGATACCTCGCTTCCGTACCAAATCCTGTTGATCATGCACCTGTGCATCTGCCTGACGCTCGCGGTGTACGGCGTTCATCGCTATTGCCTGGTCTATCTTTACTACAAGTACAGCCGGAATACGCCGCGGCAGACCGCCTGCTTCCTTCAAAGGCCGCGCGTCACCATCCAACTGCCCATGTTCAATGAGCAGTTCGTCGCCCAACGGGTCATCGAGGCCGCCTGCCGGATCGAGTACCCCCGGGACCGGCTCGAAATCCAGGTGCTCGACGACTCGACCGACGAGACGGTGGAGATCGCCCGATCGACCTGCGACCGCATGCGCGCCGCCGGCCACAACGTCGTGTTTCTTCACAGAAGCGACCGAACCGGTTTCAAAGCCGGCGCACTGGCCGAGGGTCTCAAGGTCGCAACAGGCGAGTTCGTCCTCATCTTTGATGCCGATTTTCTCCCGCCGCACGACGTGCTCGATCACCTGATCGACTACTTTGTCGATTCCAAAATCGGCATGGTGCAGGCCCGATGGGAACATCTCAATCGGGACCAGTCCCTTCTCACCAAGAGCCAGGCGATCTTTCTCGACGGCCATTTTGTCATCGAACACGCCGCGCGAAACCGCTCCGGGCGTTTCATGAGTTTCAACGGCACCGCGGGCATGTGGCGGAAAACCTGCATCGAAGAGGCCGGCGGCTGGCAGCATGACACGCTGACCGAAGACCTCGACCTCTCCTATCGGGCTCAGATGAAGGGGTGGAAGTTTCTCTATCTGCCCGAGATCACCACCCCAGCGGAATTGCCGCCGGAGATGAACGCCTTCAAGAGCCAGCAGCACCGTTGGGCCAAGGGCGGGGCGCAGACTTGTCGCAAGCTCCTGCCGAGCATCTTGAAATCGCGCCTGCCCTGGCGGATCAAGGTCGAGGCGTTCTTCCATCTGACGAGCTGGGTCAGCTATTTCCTCATTCTCCTGCTGACGCTGTCGCTTCTCCCGGCCCTTTATTTCAAGACTCACGTTTTCGCGGATAACGAGCTCATGCGGCTCGTCTTCGATATCTCGCTGGTGCTCATCGCCACTTGCTCGGCCAGCACCTTCTACGTCGCCAGCCAGCGCGAGGTCTTCCGCACCTGGGGCGAGAGCCTCAAGTACCTGCCGTTCCTGATGAGTCTCGGCGTCGGCGTGGCTTTGAACAATGCCCGGGCGGCGTTTGAGGGCTTCTTCGGCAAGTCGGGCGAGTTCGTCCGCACGCCGAAGTTCGGCGTCGCCGGCCAGAGTGGCAACGCGTGGCTGAAGCAAAGCGGCAAGCAGCGCCTCGACGCCAAGCGCATCCAGGCATGGTGCGAACTGGCCATGGGCCTCTACATGTCCGCCTGCGTGGCCTACACCGTCTATCAGAAGATGTGGGTCGGCCTGTTCTTCATGTGCCTCTTCACCGTCGGATACCTCTACGTCGCAGGCCTCACGTTCTGGGGTCAGTACCACGCCTCGCGACCGGTGCCGCAGACACCGGAGCAGGACGCCGTCGTCACCGCGAACGTCGTGGCAACCAAGTAACCCCCTTTCATCAAGCGAAACATCCTTCACCGCGATACTCAAGCGCACGAACGCGGTCGCCATATGAGAGCGCGAATACGCTTCGAGAAGTGAACCAAAGGGGGCACATCCGGCAGGCGAATGCCTAACCCCTGCGTCATCGTGTTCGCGTGAATCGTCGCGCAGGCCGTTTGAAGCGGCCACGGACGATGTGTTATGTCAGCCGTCATAAGTGCGCCGTTGCCGTGAGGAGCGAAGAGGCAGTATCGCTCCGTGAGCCAATGATCCAGCGATCCCGGGCGAGCGTTGACGGCCGGACCACAAGGCGAGTACTCAGCCGCAAAGTCAGCGTCTGGGTGACCGTGTTCGACGCGCTCAGACGTGAATGAGAATCCATTCGCTGTCCTATGAACCGACATGCGAGCTTTCCGATACGGCAGATGAAACCAGCATCGGGCAATGCAATTCATCATTGCGTAAGGCGCATCTAACGTAAGAAAAAGTACGCCGGGGCGTCCGCGATACCGCACGTAAGTTCTGATGTTCAACTCCGCGAAGCGCGATACAAACGGCAGCGGAGGCATCCCGCGCAGCCGAATTCCGCTCATCCAGAACGGGACAACTCCTATCCAGGCCTCATTCTCATACAGGTCAATTTCAAGCGGCTCGCGAACGTGTAGACACAATGCATCAATGTCGACCGGCCAGTGAAAAAACGCGAGATCGTGCCATACTTGCGACATGATCCACGCTCGACTCGGCAGCGGCCATGGGCGATGAGACGACGCCGCGAGGAGGTCGGCCGGTGTTTCAAGCGGAGTCGGCGTCCTCGTTGCAATCCGAAGAATTCTGATATCGTCCGTCGGGCTTTGTACGTCGTTCGTTGCGAGTTCCATAACATAGCCCAAATTGCCGGTCCCCCATTCGGATTCTGACTCAATGCCGCTAAAAGGGAAATCCGCACATTGAGATTTGAAAGTGCCAAAATCCTTGAAAACAAGCTCGACAAAAAGCGTCTCATCGGGATGGATGCCCATCGCTGACTGCTTGCGAAGCCGGTCGCCGAGCCTGAGAATAAGGCTTCTCACGTCGCTTCCGAACTTGTTGCGGGGCGAGGCGCGGATAGGCAGCCGAAAACGGCAACACTTGTAAATGTCATGATCCTTGTCACCGGTTCATCTGGTCTTGTCGGGCGTGAACTCGTCCGGCAGTTGCTCGACGCGAAGGAGGCCGTGCGCGGTCTCGACATCGTAGATGTCCCGCGTGCGGGCTTCGATCATGTCCGCGGCGACCTGCTCGATCCTTCGGCGTGCCGAAATGCCGTTACCGGCGCCGACGTCGTCATTCACACCGCCGCCCTTCAGCATCACAGCGGTCTGCCGCGATGGGGCCGGCGCAAATTCTTCTCGGCAAACATTGAGACGACGCGCAACATCGTCGAGGCCGCCGCGTCCGCAGGCGTCCGTCACCTCGTCTTTCTCTCCAGCGACATGGTCTACGGCGAGCCGCGCGGTGCGCCTTTCGTTGAGACCGATCGACCCAGCCCGATCGGGCCCTATGGCTGGAGCAAAGTCGAGTCCGAGCGCATCTGCGAATCCGCTCGCGCCCGCGCCATGTGCGTCACCATCCTTCGACCGCGCCTCATCGTCGGCCCGGGCCGGCTCGGCGTTTTGCAGAAGCTCTTCGACCGCATCCGCGCGGGCCAAACCGTGCCGATCCTTGGCGACGGCGATCATCGCTATCAGATGGTCTCAGTCGCAGACGTGGCGGCGGCCTGTATCGCGGCGGTGCGCCGGCCGATGAACGAAACATTCAACCTCGGATCGGCCCATCCGCCGAGCGTGCGAGAACTCCTGACCCACGTCATCCGCCTTGCGGGTTCGGACTCGCGGCTCGTCTCGCTTCCAAGAGCTGCCGCCCGGGCGGCACTGTGGACCTTGCACGCGTTTCGCGTCTCGCCGCTCGCCCCGGAGCAGTTTCGCATCGCCGACATCGACTACGTCCTAGATACGACGAAGGCGCGCGACACGCTGGGCTGGCAGGCGAAGCTGGAAGACGCCGACATGCTCTGGAGCGCATACGAAACCTACGTCGCCGGTATCAGCGATACACGCATCACAAGGCAGGAAGACAGTGCGACCTTA
Proteins encoded in this region:
- a CDS encoding DUF2071 domain-containing protein, which encodes MSQVWHDLAFFHWPVDIDALCLHVREPLEIDLYENEAWIGVVPFWMSGIRLRGMPPLPFVSRFAELNIRTYVRYRGRPGVLFLTLDAPYAMMNCIARCWFHLPYRKARMSVHRTANGFSFTSERVEHGHPDADFAAEYSPCGPAVNARPGSLDHWLTERYCLFAPHGNGALMTADITHRPWPLQTACATIHANTMTQGLGIRLPDVPPLVHFSKRIRALIWRPRSCA
- a CDS encoding glycosyltransferase encodes the protein MGDTSLPYQILLIMHLCICLTLAVYGVHRYCLVYLYYKYSRNTPRQTACFLQRPRVTIQLPMFNEQFVAQRVIEAACRIEYPRDRLEIQVLDDSTDETVEIARSTCDRMRAAGHNVVFLHRSDRTGFKAGALAEGLKVATGEFVLIFDADFLPPHDVLDHLIDYFVDSKIGMVQARWEHLNRDQSLLTKSQAIFLDGHFVIEHAARNRSGRFMSFNGTAGMWRKTCIEEAGGWQHDTLTEDLDLSYRAQMKGWKFLYLPEITTPAELPPEMNAFKSQQHRWAKGGAQTCRKLLPSILKSRLPWRIKVEAFFHLTSWVSYFLILLLTLSLLPALYFKTHVFADNELMRLVFDISLVLIATCSASTFYVASQREVFRTWGESLKYLPFLMSLGVGVALNNARAAFEGFFGKSGEFVRTPKFGVAGQSGNAWLKQSGKQRLDAKRIQAWCELAMGLYMSACVAYTVYQKMWVGLFFMCLFTVGYLYVAGLTFWGQYHASRPVPQTPEQDAVVTANVVATK
- a CDS encoding NAD(P)-dependent oxidoreductase gives rise to the protein MILVTGSSGLVGRELVRQLLDAKEAVRGLDIVDVPRAGFDHVRGDLLDPSACRNAVTGADVVIHTAALQHHSGLPRWGRRKFFSANIETTRNIVEAAASAGVRHLVFLSSDMVYGEPRGAPFVETDRPSPIGPYGWSKVESERICESARARAMCVTILRPRLIVGPGRLGVLQKLFDRIRAGQTVPILGDGDHRYQMVSVADVAAACIAAVRRPMNETFNLGSAHPPSVRELLTHVIRLAGSDSRLVSLPRAAARAALWTLHAFRVSPLAPEQFRIADIDYVLDTTKARDTLGWQAKLEDADMLWSAYETYVAGISDTRITRQEDSATLSAAPSRSAV